The Sandaracinus amylolyticus genomic interval CGTGCCGTCGGCCGCGAGACCGCCGAGCAGAACGCCGACGCGACGCTGCGGCGCGACGAGCACCGCGCCTTCGCGCACCTCGGTCGGACTGCCCTCGAGCGCGACCCCGTCGCTGCGCAGGCGCGCGACCTCGAAGAGCGGCTCGCCCTCGGCCTGGCCTCCCGCGATGACGAGCACGCCGCCGACGGTGGTGGCGACGGGGTTGCGGCGCGGCGTCGCGAGCTCGGTGATGTCGATGCTCTCGTCGAGCGGATCGATCCACGAGATCTCGCGCACGGGATCGCCGCGGCCGTCGACGCCACCGACGATCGCCACGCCTTCCGCCCCGAGATCGACCACCGCGGACTCGCCGCCCGAGCCATCGTGCGTGGGCAGCATGCGCGCGCCGGCGCCGCTCCGGAGGTTGGTGTCGAAGCGCGCGACGTAGTCGACGGTCGCGTACACGACGCGCGAGACGCTGAAGCGCGACGCGCGCGTGGCCTGCATCGGTCGAGGCAGGACGGGGAACGGATTGCGGTCGTCGGGCGGGATCGCGTTCTCGTAGGTCAGGACTGGGTTGGCGATCGGGACGAGGCGATCGGTCGACGTGCCGCGCGTGGTGCCGCCGACGATCAGCAGGTTTCCGTCGAACGCGACGAGCGCCGGATCGGTGCGGCCCGTCGTGAGCTGGGGCTCGTCGAGATCTTGGCAGCTGAGCTCCCGGCCCATCACGACGCGCACGAACGGCACGTCGGAGAGCAGGAACGAGGGCACCGCACCGACGAGCTCGCACTCCTGGAGGTCCATCGTCATCTGGATGCGCGTGACCGCGGTGTACGTCGCGATCTCGAGCGGAACGTCGAAGTTGCCGCTCGCATCGACCGCCGCGGACGCGACGAACGTCGCCATTCCGCCGCCCTGATCGACGACGAGCTCCAGCGTCCCCGGGCCGCATCCGAGCGCGGGGTTCGCGGCGATCGGATCGACGACGTGCACCGGGATGTTGCTCGCGGGCGAGGGCTCGTCGCATCCCGTGATCCACGCGCCGAGCAGCGCGACACAAGCGAAGAGACGACGCATCGTGCGCGCCTTTACTTCGCGAGTGCCCCGAGTCAAGGAGCCCGCCGTGCGCGCGCGGGAGATCGACGGACGAATCGACGCAGCAGCGCTCGCGGCGGGATGGCGCGGACGCGGGCTCGCGTGGCTCGACGGCGACGGGAGCTCCGCGCAGGGCCGCTGGTCGTTCGTCGGGTGCGAGCCGGTCGAAGTGCGCTCGGTGCGATGGGGCGACGCTGCGCCCTACGACGTGCTGCGCGGGCTCTCGGTGCGCGGCTCCGGCGATTGCGAGATCGATCCGGCGGACGTGCCCGCGTGGATCGGGCTCGTCGCGTACGACGCGTGCTGGAGCTCGGGCTCGGGGCTGCGCCACGCGCCTCGGCTGGCGCGCTCGGGCGATGCGCCGGTCGCGTCGTTCGCGCGCTACGACGCGCTGATCGCGATCGACGCGCAGCGCGGGCGTGCGTGGATCGTCGGCGACGACGAAGCCGCGATCGATCGGCTCGCATCGCGCATCGACGAGCGCGCGTCGGCGCCACGCGCGCGCGTCTCGCGTCCGATCGGCGAGCCGGCGGAGGTGCATCGCGCCGCGATCGAGCGCGCGCTCGAGCACATCGCGGCGGGCGAGATCTACCAGGTGAACCTCGCGCGGCGCTGGAGCGCGACGATCGAGGGCGACGCGATCGCGCTCTTCCTCGCGATGCGCGCCGCGAGCCCGGTGCCCTTCGGGGCGTACCTCGAGCTCGGCGCGGATCGCGCGATCCTCGCGCGCACGATGGAGCGCTTCCTCCGCTGGGACGCGCGCACCCGCGCGATCGAGACGCGCCCGATCAAAGGCACGATCGCGCGCGCCGGCGATGATCGCGCCGAGGCCGCAACGTTGCGCAGCGACGCGAAGGAGCGCGCCGAGCACGCGATGATCGTCGATCTCATGCGCAACGACCTCGGGCGCATCGCGGAGGTCGGCACGGTGCACGTCGAGCGCGTGATGGACGTCGAGCCCTACGTCGGGCTCTCGCACCTGGTGTCGACGGTGCGGGCGACGACGCGCGAGGACGTCGACCTCCGCGCGATCCTGGAGGCCACGTTCCCGCCGGGCAGCATCAGCGGCACGCCCAAGCTGCGCGCGATCGAGATCATCGAGGCGCTCGAGCGGTTCCCGCGTGGTGCGTACTGCGGCGCGATCGGTCACGTGGATCGCGCGGGCGGGCTCTCGCTGGCGGTCGCGATCCGCACAGCGACGGTCGCGCGTGGTGAGCTCGAGTACTTCGCGGGCGGCGGGCTCGTCGAGGCGAGCGTCCCGGAACGCGAGGTCGCGGAGACCGAGCTCAAGGCGCGCGTGCTCCTGGACGCAGTTCGTGCATTGGAGGAGGAGGCCGTCGGGGCTCGTGCTACAACGACCGACGATCCGTTCCGGCGTCGTCTAAGGGCAGGACAGCGGACTTTGGATCCGTGAATGCTGGTTCGAATCCAGCCGCCGGAATCGCTCGCCCCCATCGCATGATCCCCGCTCGCCGCGTGGTCGATCCCCGCCGCATGATGCTCGCGCTCACCATCGGCGCGACGGCGGGCGTGATCGTGGGCGCGCTCGGCGGGTCGATCGCGGACGGGCTCGTCGGGCGCGCCGCGGAGAGCGCGACGAGCGCGAGCCGTCTGCTCGCGGGAATCGCGGCGTTCGCGGCGGGCGGCGCGTATCTGCTGGGCGCCGCGGGCCATCGGCGCGCCGCGATCCTGCTCGCGTCGGGCGCGTCGATCGGGGTCGCGACGTGGCTCGTGGTGGTCGCGTCGCGCGCGCCGGTGCGCGCGGCGCTCACGTTGCTGGAGTCGGATCGCGCAGGGCTCGAGGTCGTCGAGGTCGAGGGACGCTCGTGGGTCGCGCATCGCACGCTCGGGTTCCGGTTGCCTCAGCCGAGCGTCGCGCTCGCGCCCGCCGAGGACATCGTGCGCGAGACGAGCGACCGCGCCGGGCCGGGCTGGCGTGACGTGCACCAGCTCTGGGCGTTCGAGTCGAGCGATCGCGCGGTCACGGTGACGCTCGATCTCACGCGCGCCGACGACGTGTCGCTCGACGCGCTCGATGCGCGCGCTCGCGCGGCGGCGGGCCCGCTGCGGGCGCAGGGGATCGAGGTCGAGGCCCAGGACGCGCGCAGCGAAGGAGCGCGGTGTGGCTCGGCGCGGTTCGGCGCGGCGCTCGAGCATGGTGGACGCGTCGAAGCACGCGTGCTCGCGTTCGAGGCGCCGACGTCGCACCGCGCGTTCCATCTGGTGGCGACGATCGTCGGGCCCGCGGGCGCCGACGCGCGCGAGTACCTCGACGAGATCGTCGTCCCGTGCGGGCGGTCCGCATCCGAGTAGATTGTACGGTTCCTGTGCGGGCAGAAGTTCTGCTCGCGTGAGGACTGGAATTCACTCGATGTGGCTCGCGATCGCGCTCGGGATCGCGTGGGGTGGATGCGCGACGCAGCGACCCGAGAGGGGAACGCTCGACGCGTTGCAGGTGACGGCGAGAGAGATCCGCGCCGGGCGCGCGGTCGCGTCGCTGCCCGCGCTGGACGCGTTGATCGGCGCGTCACGAAGCGCGCTGGTGTCGGCGCTCGGGGCGCCGCGCGACTGCCGCTTCCC includes:
- a CDS encoding anthranilate synthase component I family protein: MLLAGEGSSHPVIHAPSSATQAKRRRIVRAFTSRVPRVKEPAVRAREIDGRIDAAALAAGWRGRGLAWLDGDGSSAQGRWSFVGCEPVEVRSVRWGDAAPYDVLRGLSVRGSGDCEIDPADVPAWIGLVAYDACWSSGSGLRHAPRLARSGDAPVASFARYDALIAIDAQRGRAWIVGDDEAAIDRLASRIDERASAPRARVSRPIGEPAEVHRAAIERALEHIAAGEIYQVNLARRWSATIEGDAIALFLAMRAASPVPFGAYLELGADRAILARTMERFLRWDARTRAIETRPIKGTIARAGDDRAEAATLRSDAKERAEHAMIVDLMRNDLGRIAEVGTVHVERVMDVEPYVGLSHLVSTVRATTREDVDLRAILEATFPPGSISGTPKLRAIEIIEALERFPRGAYCGAIGHVDRAGGLSLAVAIRTATVARGELEYFAGGGLVEASVPEREVAETELKARVLLDAVRALEEEAVGARATTTDDPFRRRLRAGQRTLDP